In Anaerolineales bacterium, one DNA window encodes the following:
- the dnaK gene encoding molecular chaperone DnaK, with protein MGKIIGIDLGTTNSVVSVIEGGTPTVITTAEGGRLCPSVVAFNKNGERMVGQTAKRQAVVNADNTIYSIKRFIGRHFDETSVERGMVPYQVVQGPAGDVRVKVPVTGKEYSPQEISAMILGKLKSDAEAYLGEAVTQAVITVPAYFNDSQRQATKDAGKIAGLEVLRIINEPTASALAYGLDKKKNETILVFDLGGGTFDVSILEVGEGVIEVKSTHGDTHLGGDDWDQKITNWAADEFKKDQGIDLRADKQALQRLREAAEKAKIELSTVMETEINLPYITADASGPKHLQLKLSRSKFEQMTEDLLQRCRTPFESALKDAGMTADKLDEVVLVGGSSRMPMVQELVRKLTDGKEPNKGVNPDEVVAIGAAIQGGVLGGDVKDILLLDVTPLSLGVETMGSVMTVMIERNTTIPVRKTETYSTAADNQTAVDIHVLQGERPMANDNMSLGRFRLDGIPPAPRGIPQVEVTFDIDANGILNVAAKDKATGKEQKVTITASTNLNKNDIERMVQEARQNEAADKKRREMIDVKNTADNLVYQTEKALRDLGDKVPSVERGEIETKINDLKSAAQGDDLARIQQASEAVQQAFHALSQQLYAQDQPQTQPEGGPSTSHGSASGDVIDGEVKE; from the coding sequence ATGGGCAAAATCATAGGCATTGACCTCGGCACGACCAACAGCGTTGTCTCCGTCATCGAAGGCGGCACACCGACCGTCATCACGACGGCGGAAGGCGGGCGGCTTTGCCCGTCCGTTGTGGCGTTCAACAAGAACGGTGAACGCATGGTGGGGCAGACCGCAAAACGCCAGGCTGTTGTGAATGCAGATAACACCATCTATTCCATCAAAAGATTTATCGGGCGCCACTTTGACGAGACCAGTGTGGAACGCGGCATGGTTCCCTATCAGGTCGTGCAGGGACCGGCGGGCGATGTGCGCGTCAAAGTACCCGTGACCGGAAAGGAATATTCCCCGCAGGAGATCAGCGCAATGATACTGGGGAAGCTGAAGTCCGATGCAGAAGCGTATTTGGGCGAAGCGGTCACGCAGGCGGTCATCACCGTACCGGCCTATTTCAACGACAGCCAGCGTCAGGCGACCAAGGATGCGGGCAAGATCGCCGGACTGGAAGTGCTGCGCATCATCAACGAGCCGACGGCCTCCGCCCTGGCATATGGACTGGATAAAAAGAAGAATGAAACCATCCTCGTCTTCGACCTCGGTGGCGGCACGTTCGACGTGTCCATCCTTGAAGTGGGCGAGGGCGTGATCGAAGTGAAGTCCACACACGGCGATACCCACCTCGGCGGCGACGACTGGGACCAGAAGATCACCAACTGGGCGGCGGACGAATTCAAAAAGGATCAGGGCATCGACCTGCGGGCAGACAAACAGGCGCTGCAGCGGTTGCGCGAAGCCGCAGAGAAGGCAAAGATCGAGCTTTCCACCGTGATGGAAACCGAGATCAACCTGCCATACATCACCGCCGATGCCAGCGGACCGAAGCACCTGCAGTTAAAACTCAGCCGCTCAAAATTCGAACAGATGACCGAGGACCTGCTCCAGCGCTGCCGCACTCCGTTTGAGTCTGCATTGAAGGATGCGGGCATGACAGCCGACAAACTTGATGAAGTTGTTTTAGTCGGCGGTTCATCGCGCATGCCGATGGTGCAGGAACTTGTCCGCAAACTGACAGACGGCAAGGAACCGAACAAGGGCGTGAATCCCGATGAAGTCGTTGCCATTGGCGCGGCAATTCAGGGCGGCGTGCTTGGCGGCGATGTGAAGGACATCCTCCTGCTCGACGTCACCCCGCTCTCGCTCGGCGTGGAAACGATGGGCAGTGTCATGACGGTGATGATCGAACGGAATACCACCATCCCCGTCCGCAAGACCGAGACCTATTCCACCGCCGCGGATAATCAAACCGCAGTCGATATCCATGTCCTGCAGGGCGAGCGCCCGATGGCAAATGACAACATGAGCCTTGGACGCTTCCGCCTCGATGGAATTCCACCGGCGCCGCGCGGCATCCCGCAGGTGGAGGTTACCTTCGACATTGACGCGAACGGCATTTTGAACGTAGCCGCAAAAGACAAGGCGACCGGCAAGGAACAAAAGGTGACCATCACCGCCTCTACCAACCTGAACAAGAACGACATCGAACGCATGGTGCAGGAGGCCCGCCAGAATGAAGCCGCAGACAAGAAACGCCGTGAAATGATCGACGTGAAAAACACCGCGGACAATCTCGTCTACCAGACCGAGAAGGCCCTGCGTGACCTCGGCGACAAGGTTCCGTCCGTGGAACGCGGTGAGATCGAGACCAAGATCAACGACCTCAAATCCGCCGCGCAGGGCGACGACCTTGCCCGCATCCAGCAGGCATCCGAAGCGGTTCAGCAGGCGTTCCACGCGCTCAGCCAGCAGTTGTACGCGCAGGATCAGCCGCAGACGCAGCCCGAAGGCGGACCGTCCACATCACACGGCTCTGCCAGCGGCGACGTAATTGACGGCGAAGTGAAGGAATAA
- a CDS encoding response regulator, whose amino-acid sequence MAEKILIIDDDVDTLRLVGLMLQRQGYQIIAASNGSQGLAKALEERPNLILLDVMMPDMDGYEVTRRLRKNPATVAIPILMFTAKSQLDDKVSGFEVGADDYLTKPTHPTELQSHVKALLARAAPRDPGGLATAILEHRGYIIGVLSARGGLGVSSLASNLAAALFTRVQADVILAELTPGQGTLATDLGIPNQKDLTEMLQGTPVEVTREKVQSSLVQHASGIKFLPASEKPSDVTLISQVHNYEALTARLGSLARFVVLDLGIGLPNFVQKLLPLCHERLVVVEGTPGTIQHTKLLIDEIAGLNIDRKTVSVVLNNRQRTEAQMPWTQVQEKLGHSIAATLTPAPELFLQAVRLQTTAVMAQPTNMTSQQFMKLADVVIEREKAR is encoded by the coding sequence ATGGCTGAAAAAATCCTGATTATTGATGATGATGTGGATACTTTAAGACTTGTCGGGTTGATGCTGCAGAGGCAGGGCTATCAGATCATTGCGGCTTCCAACGGTTCGCAGGGGCTGGCGAAGGCATTGGAGGAGCGCCCGAATCTCATCCTGCTGGATGTCATGATGCCGGACATGGATGGGTATGAGGTCACGCGTCGTCTGCGCAAGAATCCTGCAACCGTGGCCATTCCCATTTTAATGTTCACTGCCAAATCGCAGCTGGACGACAAGGTGTCCGGGTTTGAGGTCGGGGCGGATGATTACCTGACCAAGCCCACGCATCCCACTGAATTGCAATCGCACGTCAAGGCGCTGCTGGCGCGCGCGGCTCCAAGGGATCCGGGCGGGCTTGCCACTGCCATACTCGAGCATCGCGGCTACATCATCGGCGTGCTTTCCGCGCGCGGCGGACTGGGCGTCTCTTCGCTGGCTTCCAATCTGGCGGCGGCGTTGTTTACCCGCGTCCAAGCGGATGTGATTCTGGCTGAACTCACGCCGGGACAGGGGACACTCGCCACGGATTTGGGTATCCCGAACCAGAAAGACCTTACCGAGATGCTGCAAGGCACGCCGGTTGAAGTGACGCGCGAGAAAGTGCAATCCTCCCTCGTACAGCATGCTTCCGGTATAAAGTTTCTTCCGGCTTCTGAGAAACCAAGCGATGTGACCTTGATCTCGCAGGTACATAACTACGAAGCACTGACCGCCCGCCTGGGTTCGCTTGCCCGCTTCGTTGTCCTGGACCTTGGAATTGGTCTGCCAAATTTTGTGCAGAAACTCCTTCCACTCTGCCACGAGCGCCTGGTTGTGGTGGAGGGTACGCCGGGCACCATTCAACACACCAAACTGTTAATTGATGAGATCGCGGGGTTGAACATCGACCGCAAGACCGTCAGTGTTGTCTTGAACAACCGTCAGCGTACCGAGGCGCAGATGCCGTGGACACAGGTCCAGGAAAAACTGGGTCATTCGATTGCTGCCACATTGACCCCCGCCCCGGAACTATTCCTGCAAGCCGTGCGTTTACAGACAACCGCTGTGATGGCTCAACCGACGAACATGACCTCCCAGCAGTTCATGAAACTTGCAGATGTGGTCATTGAGCGCGAAAAGGCGCGATGA
- a CDS encoding NAD-dependent deacylase, with amino-acid sequence MITFSSQTQTNIEFAADLFRQSKHAVALTGAGLSTPSGIPDFRSTGTGLWSKDEPLDAASLNTFRTRPERFFEWFRPLAGQIFHAEPNPAHFALAELEKAGHVQSLITQNIDMLHQKAGSKTVIEMHGTLQTLTCSQCYHQVQAEPYLGPFVETGEIPHCPRCGQILKPDVILFGEQLPQAAWFQAQKGARHCDLILVAGSSLEVLPVAGLPMQALDRGAHLIIINNTPTYLNVRADVAILDDVAEIIPAITERVLRG; translated from the coding sequence ATGATCACCTTTTCTTCACAGACGCAGACCAACATCGAATTTGCCGCGGACTTGTTCCGCCAGTCCAAACATGCCGTTGCGCTGACAGGTGCCGGGCTTTCCACTCCGTCAGGGATTCCGGATTTTCGCTCCACGGGAACAGGCTTATGGTCCAAGGATGAACCGCTGGATGCGGCTTCCCTGAACACCTTTCGCACCCGGCCCGAGCGTTTTTTTGAGTGGTTCCGCCCGCTGGCGGGTCAGATTTTCCATGCCGAGCCGAATCCAGCACATTTCGCACTGGCCGAACTGGAAAAAGCGGGTCATGTACAATCCCTCATCACCCAGAATATTGACATGCTGCACCAAAAGGCCGGCTCAAAAACGGTAATTGAGATGCACGGCACACTGCAAACGTTAACCTGTTCGCAGTGTTATCATCAGGTACAGGCAGAGCCTTACCTTGGTCCTTTTGTGGAGACGGGCGAGATCCCACACTGCCCACGGTGTGGACAAATTCTCAAGCCGGATGTGATCCTGTTTGGCGAACAATTGCCGCAGGCAGCCTGGTTCCAGGCACAAAAGGGAGCGCGTCATTGCGACCTGATTCTGGTTGCCGGTTCCTCTTTGGAGGTCCTGCCTGTGGCAGGGCTGCCCATGCAAGCGCTGGATCGAGGCGCCCACCTGATCATTATTAACAATACGCCGACGTATTTGAATGTCCGTGCGGATGTGGCCATCCTTGATGATGTGGCAGAGATCATCCCTGCGATTACGGAGAGAGTGCTGCGTGGCTGA
- a CDS encoding ATP-binding protein, giving the protein MAEIKTERLDGYRRLIDIARDLASTLDLDILLSRIVHAAAEISGAEAASILLYDDTSRQLYFQVSTNLDESTRRGLVVPLEGSIAGWIVNNRKPVRIANAHDDPRFFSNVETTTGFPTQSLLGIPLVTKNKIVGVLEALNKHGGKFTDTDESMLLVLGAQAAVAIENARLFQQSDLISEFVHELRTPLSSLSTATYLLLRPEMSQEQRDQIINSIHNETMRLNALASSFLDLARLESGRVQFRNTLFSVADLMYECRDVMATKAQDENIQLRVESPDGLPLLEADRDKIKQVFLNLLSNAIKYNRPNGTVMLRAEAKENELALYIQDTGVGIPDEAVPHLFEKFYRVREHESRASGTGLGLSICKQIIHGHGGRMEVKSKIGVGTVFTIFLPRSTRTQPRVGDAKDAPKKSSKKG; this is encoded by the coding sequence GTGGCTGAGATAAAAACCGAGCGGCTGGACGGCTACCGCCGTCTGATCGACATTGCGCGAGACCTCGCCTCCACACTGGACCTGGACATTTTGCTCTCGCGAATTGTCCATGCAGCGGCTGAGATCAGCGGCGCCGAAGCCGCCTCCATTTTGTTGTATGATGACACCTCGCGTCAGTTGTATTTTCAGGTCTCCACAAATCTGGATGAATCCACCCGGCGAGGTTTGGTGGTCCCGCTCGAGGGAAGCATTGCAGGCTGGATCGTGAACAACCGCAAGCCGGTCCGCATTGCAAACGCACATGATGATCCCCGTTTCTTCTCCAATGTGGAGACGACCACGGGATTTCCAACCCAATCGCTGCTCGGAATCCCGCTGGTTACCAAAAATAAAATTGTCGGGGTCCTGGAGGCGTTGAATAAACACGGCGGAAAGTTCACCGATACGGACGAATCCATGCTCCTGGTATTGGGGGCGCAGGCAGCGGTTGCGATTGAGAATGCACGTTTGTTCCAGCAGTCTGACCTGATTTCCGAATTTGTCCACGAATTGCGCACGCCGCTTTCTTCCCTCAGTACTGCCACGTATCTGCTTTTGCGCCCTGAGATGTCACAGGAACAGCGCGATCAGATCATCAACAGCATTCATAACGAGACCATGCGTCTGAATGCGCTGGCATCCTCGTTCCTGGACCTGGCGAGACTCGAATCAGGCCGGGTGCAATTCCGCAACACGCTCTTTAGCGTTGCGGATTTGATGTATGAATGCAGGGATGTGATGGCAACCAAGGCGCAGGATGAGAATATTCAGCTCCGCGTGGAATCGCCGGATGGGCTTCCCCTGCTCGAAGCGGACAGGGACAAGATCAAACAGGTGTTTTTGAATTTATTGAGCAATGCCATAAAATACAACCGCCCCAACGGCACGGTCATGCTGCGCGCGGAGGCAAAAGAGAACGAACTGGCGCTCTATATTCAAGATACAGGTGTGGGCATCCCCGATGAAGCGGTGCCGCATTTGTTTGAGAAGTTCTACCGCGTGCGGGAGCACGAATCACGGGCATCCGGCACAGGGCTTGGACTGTCCATCTGCAAGCAGATTATCCATGGGCACGGCGGACGCATGGAAGTGAAGAGCAAGATCGGGGTGGGGACGGTGTTCACGATCTTTTTGCCCAGATCAACCAGGACTCAGCCTCGTGTGGGCGATGCAAAAGATGCGCCCAAAAAGAGTAGTAAGAAAGGGTGA
- a CDS encoding FHA domain-containing protein: MAQFQFVMRSGPTPGVTFPLDGDQLTIGRDSSNGVAINDAEVSRKHSRLSFQGGKYVIEDLGSTNGTFVNGQRLAGPVVLKAGDVVSLGEQIVLMYDAINMDPGATVAVSRKAVQAPPAQPAYAAAPAPAYVPPPSAPMNSKKTNMTPIFIGGGVFLFICLCAGFFWWVDATFRWCVFFPFIAGC; this comes from the coding sequence ATGGCACAGTTCCAGTTTGTTATGAGGTCGGGCCCCACCCCAGGCGTGACCTTCCCGCTTGATGGGGACCAGCTCACCATTGGGCGTGATTCGTCCAACGGGGTTGCGATTAACGACGCCGAAGTTTCACGCAAGCATTCCCGTCTTTCCTTTCAAGGCGGCAAGTACGTTATTGAGGACCTTGGCTCCACCAACGGCACGTTTGTGAATGGACAGCGTCTTGCGGGCCCTGTGGTACTGAAAGCCGGGGATGTGGTCTCACTTGGTGAACAAATCGTCCTGATGTATGACGCGATCAATATGGACCCCGGCGCGACTGTTGCGGTCTCCCGCAAGGCGGTGCAGGCGCCGCCCGCCCAGCCGGCCTATGCGGCTGCACCAGCGCCTGCGTACGTTCCGCCTCCATCCGCCCCCATGAACAGCAAGAAAACGAACATGACCCCGATTTTCATCGGCGGCGGTGTTTTCCTCTTCATCTGCCTTTGCGCCGGTTTCTTCTGGTGGGTGGATGCGACCTTCCGCTGGTGTGTCTTCTTCCCCTTTATCGCTGGCTGTTGA
- a CDS encoding AI-2E family transporter gives MDHPQPSTSPTWGTNTKLVIALTIIVIVGALLVKFQFILTPLLIALALSYLFHPVADFLQRKLHFSWGLAVGFIYIIILLLLLGLLTVGGVGLIQQIQSLVIIVQDVLRQLPQLIETISGQVYQFGPLKIDFSTLDLQDLSAQILGMVQPLLNRTGTLLGAVAGSAAGFLGWTLFVIVVSYFVLSESKGLRNRIIAVDVPGYAQDFARLSRELGRIWNAFLRGQIILFLLAVSVYSVVLSTLGVTYAIGLAFLAGFARFLPYVGPAINWTLLVIVAYFQAFKLFDLPPLYYTLLILLVALFIDQIFDNLVSPRILSDALKVHPAAVLVAAIIAANLFGILGVVVAAPILATAALFWGYTMRKMLDLDPWPEKEDYHPPPPFGSRTMVFIRNLIRRLSLRLKKGK, from the coding sequence ATGGATCATCCGCAACCCTCAACCTCCCCAACCTGGGGCACAAACACAAAACTGGTCATCGCGCTCACGATCATTGTCATCGTTGGCGCATTGCTGGTTAAATTTCAATTCATCCTGACGCCTCTGTTGATTGCGCTGGCGCTCTCCTACCTGTTCCACCCGGTGGCGGATTTTCTCCAGCGCAAATTGCATTTTTCCTGGGGGCTTGCAGTCGGCTTCATTTACATTATTATCCTGCTGCTTTTGCTTGGTTTGCTCACCGTTGGCGGGGTGGGGCTGATACAGCAGATCCAAAGCCTGGTCATCATCGTGCAGGATGTGCTGCGCCAGCTGCCGCAGCTGATCGAAACCATTTCGGGGCAGGTGTATCAATTCGGTCCCCTCAAAATTGACTTCAGCACGCTGGATTTGCAGGACCTCAGCGCCCAGATCCTCGGCATGGTGCAGCCCCTGCTGAACCGCACCGGCACACTGCTGGGCGCGGTGGCGGGCAGCGCGGCTGGTTTCCTCGGCTGGACGTTATTTGTCATCGTCGTCTCCTATTTTGTGCTTTCAGAAAGCAAAGGTCTGCGCAACCGCATCATCGCGGTGGATGTGCCGGGCTATGCGCAGGACTTTGCGCGTCTCAGCCGTGAACTGGGCAGAATCTGGAACGCCTTCCTGCGCGGACAGATCATCCTCTTTCTCCTTGCAGTGAGTGTGTATTCGGTTGTCCTCAGCACCCTGGGAGTTACATATGCCATCGGGCTTGCGTTTCTGGCCGGGTTTGCGCGCTTCCTCCCTTATGTGGGACCCGCCATCAATTGGACATTGCTCGTCATCGTGGCTTATTTTCAAGCCTTCAAACTGTTCGACCTGCCGCCCCTGTACTACACCCTGTTGATCCTGCTCGTGGCGCTTTTCATCGACCAGATCTTCGACAACCTCGTCTCCCCCCGCATTCTTTCCGACGCACTGAAAGTCCACCCTGCCGCCGTGCTTGTCGCCGCCATCATCGCGGCCAACCTGTTCGGCATCCTTGGCGTTGTCGTCGCCGCCCCCATCCTTGCCACCGCCGCACTTTTTTGGGGATATACGATGCGAAAGATGCTGGACTTGGACCCCTGGCCTGAGAAGGAGGATTATCATCCGCCTCCACCGTTCGGTTCGCGCACCATGGTTTTCATCCGCAACCTCATCCGCCGCCTCAGCCTGAGGCTCAAAAAGGGAAAATGA